A single window of Phaenicophaeus curvirostris isolate KB17595 chromosome 7, BPBGC_Pcur_1.0, whole genome shotgun sequence DNA harbors:
- the LOC138722403 gene encoding baculoviral IAP repeat-containing protein 5.1-like: MEVLLEEVDLAYKVFHDFKDMYEYENRLKTFTDWPFMENCKCTPENMAKAGFVYCPNEPDVAKCFFCLIELEGWEPNDDPWEEHTKRHICGFLSLTKHFDDLTVEEYYMLEMTRLKTFLCKTGRRIINSFEEEVAATRQRLVDNFVSKHQYTPPPVPLHADPSAQRSESSSCQPKLQK, encoded by the exons ATGGAGGTGCTCTTAGAAGAGGTTGATTTGGCTTACAAGGTCTTCCATGATTTTAAGGATATGTATGAATATGAGAACCGTTTAAAAACGTTTACAGACTGGCCTTTTATGGAGAACTGCAAGTGCACTCCAGAGAAT ATGGCGAAGGCGGGCTTTGTCTACTGTCCAAATGAACCAGATGtggcaaaatgtttcttttgcttgATAGAACTGGAGGGCTGGGAACCAAATGATGACCCATG GGAGGAACACACCAAACGTCACATTTGTGGATTTCTGTCCCTTACTAAGCATTTTGACGACCTGACAGTGGAGGAGTACTACATGCTGGAGATGACAAGACTGAAAACCTTCCTT tgcAAAACTGGCAGAAGGATAATAAACTCTTTTGAAGAAGAAGTTGCTGCAACTAGGCAGCGTCTTGTGGATAACTTTGTCTCCAAGCACCAGTACACCCCACCGCCAGTGCCTCTCCATGCTGATCCATCTGCCCAACGCTCTGAAAGCTCATCCTGCCAGCCAAAACTCCAGAAGTGA